A part of Cytophagia bacterium CHB2 genomic DNA contains:
- a CDS encoding TolC family protein yields MQPRNRISHPNRTMKTEVSLKFTFCLLLGLGMSGAALAQGDHGGTVSLAALLREARARNPEIRAAQKKWQAMQARIKPAGTLEDPQIGLQVMYAPYPLRNAFRNERALIISQMFEFPGKLGLMSGMARREAEMSAADHEFVTLKVLTEVKKTYFMLFHLDYDLEINRENRELMKQFIAIANVKYATGMGSQPDIIKAQTEYSMMFNDSLMLAQERSSMVAMLNALLDRPRDSHVPLIHEHLDPHHFSFNLDSLVQTAYAHRPELKNMQAMADMYQLSGQLARREYFPNFMLSYTHRKMPEMQNWDAMVSFNVPLYFWRKEKLRVQEADANYQMATASLQSMRNMIRAEVESAFYKVEQAGRSVRIFQNTVVPQAEQSLLASRAAYENNKVDFLMLLDSQRTQRDLKLAAHQALADFGTRLAELEFVVGIELINK; encoded by the coding sequence ATGCAGCCGCGAAACAGAATCTCTCATCCAAATAGAACCATGAAAACTGAAGTCTCTCTCAAATTCACCTTCTGCCTGCTGCTTGGTCTCGGAATGAGCGGGGCAGCGTTGGCGCAAGGCGATCATGGCGGAACCGTCAGCCTTGCCGCCCTTCTCCGTGAGGCGCGCGCGCGCAATCCCGAGATTCGTGCGGCGCAGAAAAAATGGCAGGCGATGCAGGCGCGCATCAAGCCCGCCGGCACGCTCGAAGATCCGCAGATCGGCTTGCAAGTGATGTACGCGCCGTATCCGTTGCGCAACGCTTTTAGAAACGAACGCGCCCTCATCATCAGCCAGATGTTTGAATTTCCCGGCAAACTCGGCTTGATGTCCGGCATGGCTCGCCGCGAAGCGGAGATGTCGGCGGCAGACCACGAGTTCGTGACGCTGAAAGTGCTCACCGAAGTGAAGAAAACGTATTTCATGCTCTTTCACCTCGACTACGATCTCGAAATCAACCGCGAAAACCGCGAGCTGATGAAACAATTCATCGCGATTGCCAATGTCAAATACGCCACCGGCATGGGATCACAACCGGACATCATCAAAGCGCAAACCGAGTATTCGATGATGTTCAACGACAGCCTGATGTTGGCGCAGGAACGCAGTTCAATGGTGGCGATGCTCAACGCGCTGCTGGATCGTCCACGCGATAGCCACGTGCCGTTGATTCACGAGCATCTCGATCCACATCATTTTTCTTTTAATTTGGATTCGCTGGTGCAAACGGCGTATGCCCATCGCCCCGAATTGAAAAACATGCAAGCAATGGCGGACATGTACCAGCTTTCCGGGCAGCTGGCGCGCCGCGAGTATTTTCCCAATTTCATGTTGAGCTACACGCATCGCAAAATGCCGGAGATGCAGAATTGGGACGCGATGGTTTCATTCAACGTTCCGCTCTATTTTTGGCGCAAAGAAAAATTGCGCGTGCAGGAGGCTGATGCCAATTATCAAATGGCCACCGCGAGTCTGCAATCGATGCGCAACATGATACGCGCCGAAGTAGAAAGCGCCTTTTACAAAGTCGAGCAGGCGGGACGCAGCGTGCGGATTTTCCAAAACACCGTCGTGCCGCAAGCTGAGCAATCGCTGCTGGCCAGCCGCGCCGCTTACGAAAACAACAAAGTGGATTTTCTCATGCTGCTCGACAGCCAGCGCACGCAGCGCGATCTGAAACTCGCCGCGCATCAGGCGCTGGCGGATTTCGGCACGCGGCTGGCCGAGTTGGAGTTTGTCGTTGGTATCGAGTTGATCAACAAATAA